From bacterium, one genomic window encodes:
- a CDS encoding aminopeptidase encodes MYDPRHKKLAEVLVKHSTKVKPGDKVLIECFDTPHKFISTLLQEVCDAGGLPVLEFKQQAVIRTLFHNATEERIKLIADSELYRMKQMDCYIAVRGVYNAKELSDVPGDKMSLYEKHWLKPVHLKQRVENTRWVILKYPSPQMAQMAKMSHEAFEDFFYRVCCDVDWKKANEAMIPAKHFLEKSDKVHIKGPGTDLQFSIKGIPWKPCGGEFNIPDLEIFSAPVRTSVNGKISYNSPSTYRGFTFENVVLEFKDGKIVNATANDTKRINEIFDTDEGARYVGEFALGFHPYVLNPMDDILFDEKIAGSFHFTPGQAYEFEADNGNRSQIHWDLVCIQRPEYGGGEIWIDGVLIRKDGIFVHEAFLAMNPDKLTK; translated from the coding sequence ATGTACGATCCTCGTCACAAGAAACTCGCGGAAGTGTTGGTCAAACACTCCACAAAAGTCAAACCCGGCGACAAAGTCCTGATTGAGTGCTTTGATACGCCGCATAAATTCATTTCCACTTTGCTCCAGGAAGTCTGCGACGCCGGAGGTCTGCCCGTGCTCGAATTCAAGCAGCAGGCCGTTATCCGGACGTTGTTCCACAATGCCACCGAAGAGCGCATCAAATTGATTGCCGACAGTGAGCTCTACCGCATGAAGCAGATGGATTGCTACATTGCCGTGCGCGGAGTTTACAACGCCAAGGAACTCTCCGATGTTCCCGGTGACAAAATGTCACTCTACGAAAAACACTGGCTGAAACCCGTGCATCTCAAACAGCGCGTGGAAAACACACGCTGGGTGATTCTCAAGTATCCGTCGCCGCAAATGGCACAGATGGCCAAGATGAGCCATGAAGCCTTTGAAGATTTCTTCTATCGAGTTTGCTGTGACGTGGATTGGAAGAAGGCCAACGAGGCTATGATTCCCGCGAAACACTTCCTCGAGAAGTCCGACAAGGTGCATATCAAGGGACCGGGCACAGACCTGCAATTCTCCATCAAGGGCATTCCGTGGAAACCGTGCGGCGGCGAGTTCAACATTCCCGATCTGGAAATCTTCTCCGCACCGGTCCGCACGTCGGTCAACGGCAAGATCAGCTACAACTCGCCTTCGACCTATCGCGGCTTCACGTTTGAGAACGTCGTGCTCGAGTTCAAGGACGGCAAAATTGTCAATGCGACCGCCAACGACACCAAGCGCATCAACGAAATCTTTGACACCGACGAAGGCGCGCGTTACGTCGGCGAATTCGCGCTCGGATTTCATCCCTACGTGCTGAACCCGATGGATGATATTCTGTTCGATGAGAAGATTGCCGGCTCGTTCCACTTCACTCCCGGACAAGCCTACGAATTCGAAGCCGACAACGGCAACCGCAGCCAGATTCACTGGGACTTGGTTTGCATCCAGCGTCCCGAATACGGCGGCGGAGAAATCTGGATTGACGGCGTGCTCATCCGCAAGGACGGTATCTTCGTTCACGAGGCCTTCCTTGCCATGAACCCCGACAAACTGACGAAGTAG